A window from Bacteroidota bacterium encodes these proteins:
- the gatB gene encoding Asp-tRNA(Asn)/Glu-tRNA(Gln) amidotransferase subunit GatB codes for MTNKDLYEIVVGLEVHAQLLTQSKLFCGDSIAFGSEPNTHVSPITLGHPGTLPKMNRKAVEFAVKMGLACNCEIEKNNYFARKNYFYPDLPKGYQVSQHTTPICKGGFIKIKVRDSERSIRLNRIHLEEDAGKSLHDVDEKNTSIDYNRAGTPLIEIVTEPDIRSADEAFAYLTEIRKLVRYLEVCDGNMEEGSLRCDANISVRKKGDEKLGTRVEVKNLNSIRNVKRAIEHEAGCLIGMLENGEIIIQQTKSFDANSGTTFSIRDKEDADDYRYFADPDLTPFNLEDSFIESIRQSIPALPESRVEKYKTEFQLSDYDAGILTEEKTFADYFESVSNHSMHYKAIANWMLGPVKTWLNDNNKEIAEFPIVPQQLAMLIGLVQSNKVSFSAASSKIFTDLLNEPDKSPEQIAIENNLIQQSDAGELEPIVDAVLQKLETKVQEYKKGKKGLLALFTGEVMKQTKGKADPKVINSLLLEKLKS; via the coding sequence ATGACGAATAAAGATCTATACGAAATAGTAGTTGGGCTTGAAGTGCATGCACAGTTACTCACGCAGAGCAAATTATTTTGTGGCGACAGTATTGCTTTCGGCTCCGAACCAAATACACATGTAAGCCCCATTACATTAGGTCATCCGGGAACATTACCTAAAATGAATAGAAAAGCTGTGGAGTTTGCGGTGAAAATGGGATTGGCTTGTAACTGTGAGATCGAAAAGAATAATTATTTCGCAAGAAAAAATTATTTCTATCCTGATCTACCGAAAGGTTACCAGGTATCCCAGCATACTACTCCTATTTGTAAAGGTGGCTTTATAAAAATAAAAGTTCGGGATAGCGAAAGATCGATCCGGCTTAACCGGATACATCTTGAAGAAGATGCCGGTAAAAGCCTGCATGATGTAGATGAAAAAAATACAAGTATTGATTACAACCGTGCAGGTACACCTTTAATTGAAATAGTTACTGAACCGGATATCCGCAGCGCTGATGAAGCATTTGCTTATTTAACTGAAATAAGAAAACTGGTACGTTATCTTGAAGTGTGTGATGGCAATATGGAGGAAGGAAGTCTTCGGTGTGATGCCAATATTTCTGTACGGAAAAAAGGAGATGAAAAGCTGGGTACTAGAGTTGAAGTAAAAAACCTGAACTCTATCCGCAATGTAAAACGGGCTATTGAACATGAAGCTGGTTGTTTGATAGGTATGCTGGAAAATGGGGAGATAATTATTCAACAGACAAAAAGTTTTGATGCCAACAGCGGAACTACATTTTCAATCCGGGATAAAGAAGATGCAGATGATTACAGGTATTTCGCTGACCCTGACCTTACACCTTTTAACCTGGAAGATTCCTTTATTGAATCCATCCGGCAGAGCATCCCGGCACTGCCAGAATCAAGGGTAGAAAAGTATAAAACTGAATTTCAGCTTTCAGATTATGATGCAGGAATTCTTACTGAAGAAAAAACGTTTGCAGACTATTTCGAAAGCGTTTCAAATCACAGTATGCATTATAAGGCGATTGCAAACTGGATGCTTGGCCCGGTTAAGACATGGCTGAATGATAATAATAAAGAGATCGCTGAATTTCCTATTGTTCCTCAACAATTGGCTATGTTGATCGGATTAGTTCAATCGAATAAAGTAAGTTTCTCTGCGGCTTCTTCAAAAATATTTACTGATCTCCTGAATGAGCCGGATAAAAGCCCTGAACAGATCGCTATTGAAAATAATCTTATTCAGCAATCCGATGCAGGTGAACTAGAACCGATAGTAGATGCTGTGTTGCAGAAACTGGAAACAAAAGTTCAGGAGTATAAAAAAGGAAAGAAGGGATTACTTGCTTTATTTACCGGCGAAGTAATGAAACAGACAAAAGGAAAAGCTGATCCAAAAGTTATTAATAGCTTATTGCTTGAAAAATTAAAATCTTAA
- a CDS encoding SusD/RagB family nutrient-binding outer membrane lipoprotein, with translation MKLRYIKFILFFAGLTAVVSCKKYFDINKDPDRLPSNSLLYPQLLTSAQVAMGFEGGSDLFRYTSLITQHMSGQASQPNQTYEYGRYNISGNDQNNVWGTMYATTLSDLELLIKQATTAGSPHYSGLGKILKAFEYVRAVDTWGDVPYTEAEQLDQNKSPKYDDDEAIYTNLIQIINDGINEMNATTSVLSPGTNSVLYTNSTWATARALWIKFANTLKLRIYIHYSKKNSTFCVAQINSLVNTSGVTFMGAVADGFQMQFYSAAGQQSPITQFEVNRPNYLFCDARMLQIMTTKGDPRRPFYFTSFPYQGIPLPITPTTSAGTAAGSNTLSFSSTAIAGAAVGMSVDAVNVPIGTTITAVGATSITLSNNVAAGGVASGATVVISPSAFVGVSTTAPPVAPNNNYSRIHTYLRGPVSTGSSAPPFTYTGQVMQRMLPYAEYCFIRAEASLMGATSAPLASAEAWYQAGITASMDDAGVNAVARNNYLTTNGTLTGTAAQQLQKIIEEKFIATFGVSIEPWTDWRRTGYPVLAAAANGFIPAIPRSFFYPQSEIDFNPNCPGQKGADLQSRIFWDN, from the coding sequence ATGAAACTCAGATATATAAAATTTATCCTGTTTTTTGCCGGACTCACCGCGGTGGTTTCCTGTAAAAAATACTTTGACATCAATAAAGATCCGGATAGGTTGCCTTCAAATTCCCTGCTTTATCCACAGCTACTTACATCGGCACAGGTAGCAATGGGTTTTGAAGGAGGTAGTGATCTGTTCCGTTACACTTCACTGATCACTCAGCATATGTCCGGTCAGGCATCTCAACCAAACCAGACCTATGAATATGGTCGTTACAATATCAGCGGCAACGATCAGAATAATGTATGGGGAACGATGTATGCTACTACATTAAGTGACCTTGAATTACTCATCAAGCAGGCTACTACAGCCGGCTCTCCTCATTATTCAGGCTTAGGTAAAATTTTAAAGGCTTTTGAATACGTAAGAGCAGTCGATACGTGGGGTGATGTTCCTTATACAGAAGCGGAACAACTGGACCAGAATAAATCTCCTAAATATGATGATGATGAAGCGATCTATACTAATCTTATTCAAATCATCAACGATGGTATTAATGAAATGAATGCTACAACCAGTGTTCTTTCTCCCGGTACTAACTCTGTTCTTTATACAAATTCAACCTGGGCAACTGCGAGAGCTTTGTGGATTAAGTTTGCCAATACACTTAAGCTCAGAATTTATATTCATTATAGCAAAAAGAACTCAACATTTTGTGTAGCCCAAATTAATAGCCTGGTAAATACTAGCGGCGTTACTTTTATGGGTGCTGTTGCAGATGGTTTCCAGATGCAATTCTATAGTGCAGCCGGACAACAAAGTCCGATCACACAATTTGAAGTAAATCGTCCTAACTATTTATTCTGTGATGCAAGAATGCTCCAGATAATGACAACCAAAGGGGATCCAAGAAGACCATTCTACTTTACTTCTTTCCCTTACCAGGGCATTCCGCTTCCTATAACACCAACTACAAGTGCTGGTACGGCTGCAGGTAGCAATACACTTTCATTTTCATCTACTGCTATTGCTGGCGCCGCTGTTGGAATGAGTGTAGATGCTGTGAATGTTCCTATAGGGACAACTATTACTGCTGTTGGAGCTACATCAATTACACTGAGCAATAACGTAGCAGCTGGTGGCGTAGCATCAGGAGCTACAGTTGTGATCTCTCCTTCAGCTTTTGTAGGAGTTTCAACAACTGCGCCTCCAGTTGCTCCAAATAATAACTATAGCAGGATACATACCTATCTTCGCGGCCCTGTATCTACTGGTAGTTCTGCCCCTCCATTTACTTATACAGGCCAGGTAATGCAAAGAATGCTGCCTTATGCAGAATATTGTTTTATCAGGGCTGAGGCTTCTTTGATGGGTGCGACAAGTGCTCCATTAGCAAGTGCCGAAGCATGGTACCAGGCGGGGATAACAGCATCAATGGATGATGCCGGTGTTAACGCTGTTGCAAGAAATAATTATTTAACTACAAATGGAACACTTACAGGTACAGCTGCACAACAACTTCAAAAAATAATAGAAGAGAAGTTTATTGCAACCTTCGGAGTATCTATTGAACCATGGACTGACTGGAGAAGAACAGGCTATCCTGTACTTGCTGCTGCTGCTAATGGTTTTATACCGGCAATACCAAGATCATTCTTCTATCCGCAATCAGAGATAGACTTTAATCCTAATTGCCCGGGACAAAAAGGTGCAGACCTTCAGTCAAGGATTTTCTGGGATAATTAA
- a CDS encoding GNAT family N-acetyltransferase — MAYTVIIETQRLILRIFTLNDAQLIYDLNLDPEVTQYTYDPVRDINHAQEILERTILPQYALYNHGRWAVHVKPGLDPIAIGFIGWCGLKYRSELDEIDLGYRFKKSSWGNGYATEAAYACIKYGFEKLNLKLITGRAIPENTGSWNVLEKCGMQYIGVQEIDGHQLKTYQIVNPLNH; from the coding sequence ATGGCATATACAGTCATCATCGAAACACAACGTCTCATTCTCCGCATATTCACTCTTAATGATGCGCAACTCATTTATGATTTGAATCTCGATCCCGAAGTAACACAGTATACCTACGATCCGGTCAGAGATATCAATCATGCACAAGAGATCCTGGAAAGAACAATTTTACCTCAATATGCTTTATACAATCATGGCCGCTGGGCGGTACATGTAAAACCAGGGCTTGACCCGATAGCTATCGGGTTTATTGGCTGGTGTGGTTTAAAGTATCGATCCGAGCTAGATGAAATAGATCTTGGTTACCGGTTTAAAAAATCGTCCTGGGGGAATGGTTATGCTACCGAGGCAGCTTATGCATGTATTAAATATGGATTTGAAAAGCTGAACCTAAAACTCATAACAGGCAGAGCCATACCCGAAAATACAGGCTCATGGAATGTGCTTGAGAAATGCGGAATGCAATATATAGGAGTCCAGGAAATAGATGGCCATCAGCTAAAGACATATCAAATCGTCAATCCGCTCAACCACTGA
- a CDS encoding AhpC/TSA family protein — MRKIVLVATAAFVLAACTNEKNTAEENLAGGKPFKVSGTFTNSKAKKAYLEEVSIINMQRTKVDSANIGNDGKYSLKTIANTEKAYAIRLDENQFPSVTVINDTTNLVVNATFPDRGNEYADNYEVIGSPASQKFKDYLFSFSNNLMKLFQADKHADSLSKATPPQLAAVEQIMNDRKQQTESLKSFTRTAIDESNNPALGMYVLGYYQTINRENQYLQLIPFNDDELYEVISSISAKFSANKEVVKIKEELEIQKKKQEEELARTRQWIGKPAPEITMPDPSGKQISLSSFKGKYVLVDFWASWCGPCRQENPNVVAAFQKFKNKNFTILGVSLDKTKDLWTKAIMKDNLTWTHISDLKEWYSPVVPLYNISGIPFNVLVDPEGNVLAQNLRGQELHDKLAELIK, encoded by the coding sequence ATGCGCAAAATTGTTTTAGTTGCTACTGCTGCATTTGTTTTGGCAGCATGTACTAATGAAAAAAATACGGCTGAAGAAAATTTAGCGGGAGGCAAACCTTTCAAAGTATCCGGAACATTTACCAACAGTAAAGCTAAAAAAGCTTACCTCGAAGAAGTTTCAATTATCAATATGCAGCGCACAAAAGTAGATTCAGCGAATATTGGTAATGATGGTAAGTATAGCCTGAAAACAATAGCGAACACTGAAAAGGCTTATGCCATCCGGCTGGATGAAAATCAATTTCCCTCAGTAACGGTTATAAATGATACCACTAACCTGGTTGTGAATGCTACCTTCCCTGATAGGGGAAATGAGTATGCAGATAATTATGAAGTAATAGGCTCACCTGCCAGCCAGAAATTCAAGGATTATCTTTTTTCTTTCAGCAATAACCTGATGAAGCTTTTCCAGGCAGATAAACATGCCGATAGCCTTTCAAAGGCAACACCTCCACAACTTGCCGCAGTTGAGCAGATAATGAACGACCGGAAACAACAAACAGAATCACTGAAATCATTTACACGTACTGCAATTGACGAATCCAATAACCCTGCCCTAGGAATGTATGTATTGGGTTATTATCAAACGATCAACCGGGAAAATCAATACCTGCAATTAATTCCCTTCAATGATGACGAACTCTATGAAGTTATTTCATCTATTTCTGCAAAATTTTCGGCTAATAAAGAAGTGGTTAAAATTAAAGAAGAACTGGAAATACAAAAGAAAAAGCAAGAAGAAGAACTGGCTCGCACTCGTCAATGGATCGGTAAGCCTGCGCCTGAAATAACAATGCCTGATCCATCCGGCAAGCAGATCTCATTGAGCTCATTCAAGGGTAAATATGTGTTGGTAGATTTTTGGGCAAGTTGGTGTGGCCCCTGTCGCCAGGAAAATCCGAATGTGGTAGCAGCATTTCAAAAATTCAAGAATAAAAATTTTACCATACTTGGCGTATCGCTTGATAAGACAAAAGATCTCTGGACAAAAGCAATCATGAAGGATAATTTAACATGGACACATATCAGCGATCTGAAAGAGTGGTACAGCCCGGTGGTTCCTTTATATAACATTAGTGGAATTCCTTTTAATGTGTTGGTTGACCCAGAGGGAAATGTTCTTGCACAAAATTTAAGAGGGCAGGAACTGCATGATAAATTGGCGGAACTAATAAAATAA
- a CDS encoding SusC/RagA family TonB-linked outer membrane protein — protein sequence MHMRKLLLLLFAFVFFAVQAMAQKVVTGKVTDDKGAPLGEVSIIVKGTKTGTVSKSDGMYSLTVPSGATTLVFSYVHQAGLEITIGTQSVINATLKSEEKALSEVVVTAMGVKRDRKTLGYSVTDLKAEEVTQAHTTNITNALNGKIAGVRVQGSGGSFTGSSIIIRGYTTFTGSNQPLFVVDGIPIDNSGGGSPLQAGPSVSNRAIDLNQEDIESMTVLKGPSAAALYGSRASNGAILITTKKAKFNQKGKIEFNSSYQVESVNRFPDYQNEYAQGNSGVFSSVAQTSWGPKITGQTITNFLGQPEVLTAYPNNVREFFQQGTNMQHNIAFSTGSEKTTMRFSYGFLRSTGVIKNNVLNRHNFSLNSTSRVTNKLTVSASANYSNNASKRTQQGNQLSNPVFRLWMTPRSYNLSGLPWEDAVGNQLYPLGEDHPYWTVKNNRFKDEINRFIGNVNLNLKLSQVFNLDYKIGSDVYSTFRHGYDQIGARGGANTGGVVGVGGVQEVRNQYRNLNSNGALTARKNFGKLSFQGVAGTEYTQIYSAGATMTGKTLIVRDFEQLSNATTYTPSPSTGQSKVRLLGVFTNMTFGWKSMMSVDFSLRNDWSSTFKEDKNSYLYYSVAAAFNLTEMFPSIKSNVIDNIKLSGNIAKVGKAGTDFVYGTDSYYGGAGVADGFGPTISFPFNGIQGFSLSNGAGDAALGPEFTTNKELTLIFSLFKGKINFEATRYIAKSEHLIFSVPVSPASGITSTTTNAGNMTTRGWEAQLDVTPIRTKNFTWNIDANYTQFKSMVDKLAVGVSVITLGGFVTPNIRLVAGDEYGQIYGNAYVRDATKGNKIVVGANGLPLVTAGVQKIGNPNPKYTIAGTNTLTWKAFSLAVLAEYKSGGDQYSRNIADIQRNGTSIETAEFARFDANGVQTKPYLFDAVYANGSANTTYVTVQDYWGNSGKYAAAEGYIYNTTWFRIREAAFSYRFPSDVIKKTPFSNITFGIFGRNLFLNAPHYPHLDPEQNALGISNAQGLEFNALPQTRTFGFSLNLTL from the coding sequence ATGCACATGAGAAAACTGCTCTTACTGCTGTTTGCATTTGTGTTTTTTGCCGTTCAGGCAATGGCACAAAAAGTTGTTACCGGAAAGGTAACCGATGACAAAGGAGCCCCGCTCGGCGAGGTTTCTATAATAGTAAAAGGTACCAAAACAGGTACTGTTTCAAAAAGCGATGGAATGTATTCCCTCACTGTTCCTTCAGGCGCAACTACACTTGTATTTTCTTACGTTCACCAAGCCGGTTTAGAAATAACGATCGGCACCCAGTCCGTTATCAATGCCACATTGAAGAGTGAAGAGAAAGCACTTTCTGAAGTAGTAGTAACTGCGATGGGTGTAAAAAGGGATAGAAAAACCCTTGGATATAGTGTTACAGATTTAAAAGCAGAGGAAGTAACACAGGCCCATACTACTAACATCACAAATGCATTGAATGGTAAGATAGCAGGTGTAAGAGTACAGGGATCGGGCGGTTCCTTTACAGGTTCCAGTATTATCATCCGCGGTTATACAACTTTTACAGGAAGCAATCAGCCATTATTTGTGGTAGATGGTATTCCAATCGATAATAGCGGTGGTGGTAGCCCATTGCAGGCTGGTCCATCAGTATCGAACCGTGCCATTGACCTGAACCAGGAAGATATTGAAAGTATGACTGTGTTGAAAGGACCTTCTGCTGCAGCATTGTATGGTTCAAGAGCATCAAATGGTGCTATCCTTATCACAACTAAAAAAGCTAAGTTCAACCAGAAAGGAAAAATAGAATTTAATTCAAGCTACCAGGTTGAATCAGTAAATCGTTTTCCTGACTATCAGAATGAATATGCCCAGGGAAATAGTGGTGTTTTTTCTTCTGTAGCACAAACATCATGGGGGCCAAAAATAACAGGGCAAACGATTACTAACTTTTTAGGGCAGCCGGAAGTATTAACGGCTTATCCTAATAATGTCCGTGAATTCTTCCAGCAAGGAACCAATATGCAACACAATATTGCATTCTCAACCGGTTCTGAAAAAACAACTATGCGTTTCTCATATGGTTTTTTGCGCAGCACAGGTGTAATAAAAAACAATGTGCTGAACAGGCATAACTTTTCTTTAAACTCAACTTCAAGGGTCACCAATAAACTGACTGTTTCTGCAAGTGCTAACTATTCAAATAATGCATCTAAAAGAACTCAGCAAGGTAACCAGTTAAGTAATCCTGTGTTCCGTTTATGGATGACGCCAAGGTCTTATAATCTTTCAGGTCTACCCTGGGAAGATGCAGTTGGGAACCAGCTATATCCTCTCGGTGAAGACCATCCTTACTGGACAGTTAAGAATAACCGTTTTAAAGATGAGATCAATCGTTTTATTGGTAACGTAAACCTGAACCTGAAGCTTAGCCAGGTCTTTAATTTAGATTATAAAATTGGTTCAGATGTTTATTCCACTTTCCGTCACGGTTATGATCAGATCGGTGCAAGAGGTGGAGCAAATACCGGCGGTGTAGTAGGCGTAGGCGGTGTACAGGAAGTAAGAAACCAGTACAGAAATTTAAACTCAAATGGTGCTCTTACTGCACGTAAAAATTTCGGCAAGCTAAGCTTCCAGGGTGTAGCAGGTACAGAGTATACCCAGATATATAGTGCTGGCGCAACGATGACAGGTAAAACCTTAATTGTAAGAGATTTTGAGCAATTAAGTAATGCCACTACATACACACCATCACCCAGTACGGGACAAAGCAAAGTAAGATTGTTGGGTGTATTTACTAACATGACATTTGGATGGAAGAGTATGATGTCTGTGGATTTCTCATTAAGAAATGACTGGTCATCTACTTTTAAAGAAGATAAAAACTCTTATCTCTATTATTCTGTTGCTGCAGCATTTAACCTTACAGAAATGTTCCCAAGCATAAAGAGTAATGTAATTGATAACATTAAGTTGAGTGGCAATATTGCTAAAGTAGGTAAAGCAGGTACCGATTTCGTTTATGGTACAGACTCCTATTACGGTGGCGCAGGTGTTGCTGATGGATTTGGTCCTACCATTTCATTTCCTTTCAATGGCATCCAGGGTTTCTCACTGAGTAATGGTGCTGGTGATGCAGCTCTTGGTCCTGAGTTTACAACCAATAAGGAATTGACACTGATATTCTCATTATTCAAAGGAAAAATTAACTTTGAAGCTACGAGGTACATAGCAAAATCAGAGCACCTGATCTTCTCTGTTCCCGTATCTCCTGCTTCTGGTATAACATCTACAACTACCAATGCCGGAAATATGACAACACGTGGCTGGGAAGCGCAGTTAGATGTAACACCAATAAGAACAAAAAACTTTACCTGGAATATAGATGCGAACTATACCCAGTTTAAGAGTATGGTTGATAAACTGGCTGTAGGTGTTTCGGTTATTACCTTAGGAGGTTTTGTTACGCCTAACATACGTCTTGTTGCCGGTGATGAATACGGCCAGATATATGGTAATGCTTATGTACGTGACGCCACTAAAGGAAACAAAATTGTAGTAGGTGCAAACGGCTTACCTCTCGTTACTGCTGGTGTACAAAAAATCGGAAACCCGAATCCGAAATATACTATTGCCGGTACAAATACACTTACATGGAAAGCATTCTCTTTAGCAGTACTGGCTGAATATAAATCCGGAGGCGATCAATACTCAAGAAACATAGCAGACATTCAAAGAAACGGAACAAGTATTGAAACAGCAGAGTTTGCAAGGTTTGATGCAAATGGCGTACAGACAAAACCTTACCTGTTTGATGCAGTGTATGCAAACGGTTCAGCTAATACTACCTACGTTACTGTGCAGGACTACTGGGGCAACAGCGGAAAATATGCTGCGGCCGAAGGATATATTTATAATACAACCTGGTTCCGTATACGTGAGGCAGCATTCTCTTATAGGTTCCCATCAGATGTTATTAAGAAAACACCATTCAGCAATATTACTTTTGGAATATTCGGTCGCAACCTGTTCCTGAATGCACCGCATTATCCGCATCTTGATCCTGAACAAAACGCTTTGGGTATTAGTAATGCACAGGGTCTTGAATTCAATGCCCTGCCACAGACCCGTACGTTTGGATTTTCTTTAAACCTCACACTCTAA
- a CDS encoding PDZ domain-containing protein codes for MKQIISKLSAAVIGALLFVPAINAQDEKVKVEGKQISPNEVDHITITRKADKNEKVTVIIDGDKITVNGKDIKDMKDGDITVNRSKFKTGNNLSRYERLAVPGYEHNGSGSWNVYSGDENRAMLGVVTEKTDAGVKVLEVTKESAAEKAGLKEGDIITKIGDTKVEDPDGLAEAVKKNKPGDKVAVTYQRDKKESKATAELTKWKGVSAFTFTPGQNWDMKMPEMNYKEMEIPRAQAMPRNRGYNEAMGYYMGGQPKLGLSVQDTDDGKGVKVIDVEGESNAAKAGVKENDIITHVNDKEVNSADEVSKLVKENKDKPNLSLKIKRDGKAQTIQVKMPRKLKTADL; via the coding sequence ATGAAGCAGATAATCTCAAAACTTAGCGCAGCAGTAATTGGCGCCTTATTATTCGTTCCTGCCATCAATGCCCAGGACGAGAAAGTAAAAGTAGAAGGAAAACAAATTTCGCCTAATGAAGTTGATCACATCACCATTACCCGCAAAGCAGATAAGAATGAAAAAGTGACTGTAATTATTGATGGTGACAAAATCACTGTTAATGGTAAGGACATTAAAGACATGAAGGATGGTGATATTACAGTAAATAGATCAAAGTTTAAAACAGGAAATAATCTTTCAAGATATGAGAGACTTGCTGTTCCGGGATACGAACATAATGGCAGTGGTAGCTGGAATGTTTATAGTGGTGATGAAAACCGTGCAATGCTGGGTGTAGTAACTGAAAAAACAGATGCTGGTGTAAAAGTACTTGAAGTCACAAAAGAAAGCGCTGCAGAAAAAGCTGGCCTGAAAGAAGGAGATATCATTACAAAGATCGGTGATACAAAAGTGGAAGACCCGGATGGTTTGGCTGAGGCAGTTAAAAAAAATAAACCCGGAGATAAAGTAGCCGTTACTTATCAGCGGGATAAAAAGGAAAGCAAAGCAACTGCTGAGTTAACCAAATGGAAAGGCGTAAGCGCATTTACATTTACACCTGGTCAAAATTGGGATATGAAAATGCCTGAAATGAATTACAAGGAAATGGAAATACCAAGAGCACAGGCAATGCCAAGAAACCGGGGATATAATGAGGCAATGGGTTATTACATGGGTGGTCAACCTAAATTGGGTTTATCTGTCCAGGACACTGATGATGGCAAAGGTGTGAAAGTGATTGACGTAGAAGGAGAAAGTAATGCTGCAAAAGCCGGTGTAAAAGAAAATGATATCATTACTCATGTAAATGATAAAGAAGTAAACAGCGCCGATGAAGTTTCTAAACTGGTTAAGGAAAACAAAGACAAACCAAATCTGAGCTTAAAAATAAAACGTGATGGAAAAGCGCAGACGATCCAGGTAAAAATGCCCCGTAAATTAAAAACAGCTGATCTATAG